The following nucleotide sequence is from Candidatus Poribacteria bacterium.
CCCGGTCTATGAATCCGTTATTGACTTCATCGGCGGTAAAGCGGTGCCCCTACCGCTTCGCGAGGACGTAGGTTTCCGGTTCCGACTTGAAGACCTCGCCGACGCAATCTCTGATCGGACAAAATTGCTGATCCTCAATTCACCTCAGAACCCGACAGGTGGAACGCTAACTCTTGAAGACCTCGAAGCGATTGCTGAACTGGCACAGAAACACAATTTTTATGTGCTCACAGACGAAGTCTATTCACGCATCCTCTACGAAGGTAAACATCATAGTGTCCTCAGCCTACCGGGCATGAAGGAACGCACAATCTTGATTGAAGGGCACTCTAAAACTTACGCGATGACAGGCTGGCGGCTCGGTTATGGCATCGCACCGCAAGCAATCGCTGATAAAATTACCCAACTAACTATTAACTCAAACTCGTGTACTGCCACCTTCACACAGCTCGCTGGAATAGAGGCACTTACCGGTCCTCAAACCTTTGTCACAGAAATGGTTACAGAATTTCAGAAACGCCGTGATGCAATTGTGGATGGACTCAATGCAATTGACAGGGTCAGTTGTATCAAACCTCTCGGTTCATTTTATGTGTTTCCCAACGTAACGCAATTGCCGATTTCATGTGAAACACTCGCCGATTATATCATGGAAGAGGCAGATGTTGCGCTTTTACCCGGAACCGCCTTCGGTAAATTCGGTGATGGGTATCTCCGGCTTTCGTACGCCAACTCCTTAGAAAACATCCAAGAGGCATTGGACAGAATGGAAACTACAATCTCAAAATTGTAATTTTAAATATTGAGTTTTCGCTCCGATTTGTCCTGCTTCGCAGTGAGAACCAAATCGGGTTTTCTCCTATATGATGTTTCAGTAATTCCCGAACGTGCTATGAATGGCATGACTACAAGCGGATTGGTTCGTAATGAAGCGATTCATCGCCCCTTAATTACCGAAATTATTTTTTCAAACTTCATTAAGGAGAACCAAACCCGTAATGTAATGGAGGGTGACTCGAACGCGAAAATTGTTGGGTAACCAACAATGGAACTTATCCGCAAGGAAATAAAAAAATAACGCGAAAATTGTCGAGTAACCAATAATGGAACTTATCCGCAAGGAAATAGAAAAATACCAGAAAGTTACTGCCCGTATTCCAGCAAGTACAACAAACCTCGGCCCCGGGTTTGACGTGTTGGGGCTTGCCCTCCAACTCTACAGTAAAGTGACGTTGGAAGTCACCGAAACCGACACTCAAGTCGTTGTTAGCGGCGTAGACGCGGATAAAATACCAAGCACACCCGAACATGTCGCGTTTCAAGCAGTAGAACTCGTCTATGACCGAAGTGGCACCAAACGTCCAAAAGGTCTCAAATTGCAGATAGAGAACGGAATACCTGCAATCCGTGGATTAGGGGGAAGTGGGACAGCTATTCTTGGGGGGTTACTAACGGCGAATGTGTTCTGCAGGACTCCATTTTCTGACGTGGAACTCCTCAATTTTGCAACAGAACTTGAAGGACATCCGGATAATGTTGCTGCTTCTTTGTATGGTGGCATTGTCGTCTCAGCGCAGGAGAACGCTCAGGTGCATACGGTTCGATTAGAATGTCCACCTGTGCTTTCGGTTGTACTGGCAATTCCGGATTTCCCGCTTTCAACGGAACAAGCGCGCGGTGTGCTACCAACCTCAGTAGATTTCGCGGATGCCATATACAATACAAGTCGGAGTACATTGCTAATCGCAAGTATTGCCACAGGGCAATTTGAGATGCTTCGCGTCGCCATGAAGGATAGATTGCATCAACCCTACCGTGCCTCGCTGATTCCAGGGTTTGATGACGTAGCCAAAGCTGCTACCTCCGCTGGCGCGCTCAGTGTCGCTTTGAGTGGAGCGGGACCGACTGTCGCAGCCTATTGTCTGGAGCATACAGGACAGGTGGCTGAACAGATGCAGTCCGCCTTCAGAAAACATCAAATTGCATCTGATATTAAAATTCTAAAACCGGATATTGACGGAGCAAGTCTTCATGTTGAGAACCTCTGAAAACCAATAATTGAGAATTAATTTGACAACTAAACGCTAAGGAATTTTATCCCAGAGGTTCCGTCTTAGAACTATAGCAAATTTTATAATTAACAATAGACCGTTGATCAGCGCGCTTCGTAAGCGGCTTATCAGCAGAGGGCTACATATTTTCGTATATCATCATAAGCACTGAAATTATAAAAAGATGTCAAATTTTCATACAGAAAACATTGCATCAATACTGAACAAATTCGACTCCAACATGGACCAAGGGTTGAGCGCAGAAGCCCTTGAGAAAGCGAAAGCGCGGTACGGCAAAAACGAAGTCGCTTCAAAGAAAAAAGTCTTTCCGCTTGGGGCGTTTCTGGAACCGTTACTGACATGGCGGGTCATTGTTTTGGCACTCGCCACGGGTATATTGGTCGCTTTGTTTTCCAGCGGTACGAGCAGTATCACCCTTCATACGGTAGGTATTGTTGCAGCAGTTTTAGTTATCCATATCGCGTACGCGTCTGCAATAGTGTATCGCGCTTGCAGTCGGGATGCCAATATCAATAAACTCATGGCGTATAGGATCAGAGTTATTCGACAAGGAAAATTTGAAAAATGTGCACCCGAGGATATTGTTCCCGGCGATTTACTCTCGTTGACTGCAGGAGATTACGTGCCTGCAGATGCCAGAATCATTGAATCTGAAGGACTGATGATCGATGAATCCGCACTCTTTGGGACCGAGGGACCCGTACAAAAGATAAGTACGGATATTCCAGAATCTGCCTTACCGCCGGAAAAACAAAAAAATATCGCATTTGGTGGGACATACGTCGTAGCAGGACATGGGTTCGCAATCGTTGTGAAGACCGGAAAACAGATAGAAATATGGAAGCAGCATCAAGATGATCCGCCGACATCTGTCGCGAAAACGCTCGCTGAAAGCGAAACACGGGATTTACATGCGATAATAAAGATAGTAGGCATAGTTGCCGCAGCTATCGCTGTAGCCGTTGGTTGGTGGTTTGAGTATCAGAATCGAGTTACCGATTGGCACTCCCTAATCCTTCTCGGTTTGCTATTCGCATTGGCATCTGCACCAGGCAATGTTATTGGGTTGCTCCGATTGTCGTTTTCTAAACATACCGAAAAATTAAGGGCGAAAGGGATCACACTCCGCAATTCAAATAGCCTTGAAAAGTTGAGTCGCATCACCATTTTTTGTGCAAATGAAAATGGACTTGCTACGACACGCGCCCTAACGATCTCGAGTCTTTTCGTTGATGACCAACTCGTTGATGGTAATACGTGGCGAACATGGTTGGATTCCTTGAAAGAACTTTCCGCTGCGGAACGACAAAAAGCGGTTGCAGCGATACCACATGGTGGGAAAATTCCGCAAGGTGCGCCCCACTTAGTGTTCACTGCTGGGCTTGGCACCTCTGACGGGCGGAATGTGCCTAACGCAGCTACTTCCAATACCGCAGCAATTTCGGGAACCGAGACTAACGAGACGGCACCTTCACCCAAGACCACCATCCAACAGAATATGGAAAGGCTCGGCTATCAATTGGAGAGTGTCAAGGCTAAACTCCCTTTGGTGGATGCTTATCCTTCTACACGTAACTATGGGTACCAAATGCAGGTGTTCGAGTCAGCACCAGAGGACTATCTTAATGTCATTTTTGGAGACGCGCAGACTGTACTTGACACCTGTGGCTCCGTACTCATTAATGGCGAAATTACACCCCTCTCGGACGACAAGTATGAGATGTACCATGAAATCATAGACTATTTGCTCAGCACCAAATCCCAGGTTTATGGTGTCGCTTTTCACTCCTCTGATGTTATTCTGAAGCCACAAGAAATGGAAGACAATCCTATCTTTTTGGGTTTTATAGGCTTCTCTATCAGCAATGATGAAGAGACAAAAACAGTTCTGAAATCCAGCCTTGACACCGGTCTTAAAATTGTCCTTATCTCGGAAGGTAAAGAGCAAGAGACTGTTGACTTAGCGAAAGACCTCGGCATTGTTCACAACAGGAAAGCGGTAGCATCAAGAGAAGAACTTGACGCAGTCCCGCGTGAACAAATCGACAACGAAACAGCAAAATGGTTTGCTTATTCACAACCCACTTGGGAACAGCGCCGGAATATTGTCCTGAGTCTGAAACGTCAAGGACATGCTATAGGATTTTTGGGCCAAAATAGAACCGATCTACGTGCGATGACTGTCGCTGATATCGCGCTCGCTAATAGTGTGCAGGCATCACACGTTGTTCAAGCCGCTGCCGATGGACTCATCAATAGTAAGGGCTTTCAAGCCGTAAGGGATGCCCTGCTTCATGCCCGTGAAGCATATCACAACACAGCTGGATTCCTACGTTGGAATCTTTCCTGTACACTCTCCCTATTCTTCACACTCACTATTGGCACGGTTTTACACTATCTCTATAAAATGCCGATGCCGTTGACACTAACGCAGATCATTTGGGTGCAATTGCTCACAACGCTACTACCATCATTAGGTATGGGCACGGAACAGATATTCGCTGATGAAAAGCACCACCGACCGACCCTCTTTTCAAGGGCCCGTTTTCTCTCAAAAACAACAGGCATAGATATTATTTGCCGTGCCGTCACTATTAGTCTGATGTCACTCATACCGTTCTTCTTTATGTTGTGGCGTTCCCCCGCATTGTCCGATACCATCGGTGTTTCGACCCTAATGAGAGAGGTGTTCTCAGGTGGAAATACTGGGACTCCAATTCCGCTGGATATCACGATAGCGAGAACAGTCGTATGTACGACACTCATCCTCACACAGTTGGCAACATGCTGGCAAGTTTTGCGCTATCCATGGGAATCGTTATTTCAAAGAATATTCGCGAATTCCCGGCTCATTGTCATCTCCGTCGTCGTTATCGCACTTCACCTGATAACACTCTATATTGAGCCTGTCGCGCAGTTTTTAGGAATGGCACCACTCAAATGGGAATGGCAATGGATGCTCCTGTTTAGTCTGACGTTGTTCTTATTGCCGTTAAATCTGGCAATAAACTCGCGCCCAGATGACGATTAGAATCGGAGACCAACTACACCCAAAATCCGTAGGTAGGAATTCCAGCGATAATCCCTAAAATTGTCCAGAGACTCCCGATTGTGAATTCCCCCAAGATTAACCCTAAAAAGAAGGGGGCTACCTTCCGATGCCGTACAACACCACCATATTGAAGAATCAACCACTTGATTAGCCAACTCATGAAAAGACAACTCCACGTAACATGCATACCCCAACTCGTAGAGATCGCGAATCCAGCAGGATGAAAGGGCCACCATACAAATCGCATCCGAAAGAACATCAGCACTGTCGTCAGCAAGAAACCGATACCCATAAACCCGCTCTCAGCAATGAGTGTCTCTTCAGGGGCTTGCAACCATCCCGCAAGACGGCGATACGGCTCTATCCCGAAAGCACTCAAAGAGGGCCAATAAGCACGCACTTCCATCCCGAGTCGGTAGCCACGGTCAATTAATGCCCAAAACCCTGCCAACGAACCTAAAACCGTCGCAAGCACTAAGGCAAAGACGATACGATGCATCGTCATGTTTGTTCGCTCCATGATTTTGAAGCCTTCTAACTGATGCGGCATCGGATGGCTCCGATGGGCACGATTAATAAACCAAAACATGGAGAACATAATGAGGTTGCCTCTTCCTAATTGACGTGTGCCAACAGTCCGAGTCAGAATTTCATCAGGACCGGAATAGTGCAGATCGTGCACAGGGGTACCGAGTTCGGCGCGCATCCGGGTTATGGCGATCGAAATCATGTAATAGATAACAAAAAATGCGAACATCACCCAAAGTTCAGCACCGCCATAGTAGCAGAAAAGCACAAGGAACACCATTACAGCGATAAGACCGAGTGTCGCCCCGCGATAGGACATCGCTTCCTGTGTTTCGCGCCCTGAAGCACTGACGACAGTATTCTCCTGTTGAATATTTAGTCCCACAACGGTTTTCGCAACGTGCAATAGATGTCTGCGACTCGCCCAAATTGCCAAAACGCACAGCGCGAGGTAACCACCAGCCGCTTGCTCATTCATATATGGAAACCGAGGTAGCGTACGTAGACCAAGAGCAGCACCAAGCACACGCATAAATCGCCAATACCAGAAGAAAAACCAACATGAAAACGAAAGATCCAAAGGAATAAAGAAACCAAGCCCGATTGCAAACGGATACAGTGAAAACGGGATTCTGCCCATAGCATTCCACGGACTTTCCGTGAAGACTTGAAAACTCCGTACGCGGGTCCTGAATTCCGGTAAGATTGGATATAAAAAGTTGATTCCGTTCCAAAGGGCAAGCGCGCCAGCAATCCCAAATCCAAGCCACATCAACTTGTTCTGAAATAGACGGTTCTGCGGTGTTTCTGTTAACTGGAGCGGGAGTTGAATTATCGGGTAACTTAACTTTTCGTGCTCAATCCACTGCTTTCGGACTATTATATTGATGCAAAGCATTCCGAAGATCAACACAGTAATAAAAGCACTCCACCAAAGGACAGGTGTTGCCCATCCGAGCAATGTCTCAGCCGTATAGAGGGGCAATTCCCCGTCATAATACCCGCTTAAAAGTGATGGATCGCTGACAGTGAGCCATTCTGGAAGAAATGGTACGAACAACTGCTGCCACTCATTTTCTGGGGTAGCAAAGCGGAACGCATGCCCTAACATCGGCACCAAAATTTCAAGCATGTCGTGTCCAGTGATCCCCGAAGCAATAGACAGCATCAGGTAAACAATCACCAACTCGCTCTGGACCAACGCCATACGCGGCACAAAACGGCGCAATAATTGATTCACACCAATAACCACGAACAGACTGAAAATCACATTGAAAAAGAGGGAGATGGTCACGGGGTGACCTGAATACCGAATAACCTCCATCTCAATGACCCAATAGCAATTAATCGGTATCAGGATAACGGCAATAAGAATAGATTTGAGTGTAACACCGTGGGCTGGAATTTGTGATGATGCTGACGATCCGGAAGTTTCAACTTCCATATAAACTATGACTCCAATGGACGCGAACTGATGTCTTTTAAAATTCCATCTTATAACACACCAGTGAATAATTTTACACAAATTTACCACACCCGCTATAACATGTCAACCTATAATTCGGCAGTGGATTCAAAATCGTCTGTCAACCGAGACAGTTACAGAAAATAGACTTTATTTATATAACTTTTTCATGTTATAATGCAATTTGTTATATGTGCTTGTAAGTTGTGCCCTAATCGCAACTTACCACAATAAATCAGGATGCAAACATGAAACCATTCCGCTACATTAAAAGACAAATTGAGAAATTTTTTTATAGGGCTTACCAGCGGCGTTTGGAGTCCGAAGCAAATACATGGAAAATCCCACGTCATATCGGTGTAATCCTTGATGGAAACCGCCGTTACGCCAAAGCCAGTGGACTTGAGAATGTTATCAAAGGACATCACGAAGGGGCAAATAAATTAGAAGAGGTACTCCATTGGTGCGATGAACTCGGCGTTGAGATTTTTTCTATATGGATCTTCTCGCTTGATAACTTCAAACGCGCAGCACATGAAGTCGAAGGTATTCTTGGACTTATTGAAGGGAGAATGCGTGAACTCGTCACAATTGAAGGACTCCATACTAACCAGATTAAGGTACGCGCAATGGGACAAATAGACCTGCTACCCCCAAGCCTTCAAGAAGCGATTCGGGAAGCAGAAGAAGCGACACAACATTATGAAAAGTTCATCTTAAATGTCGCTGTTGCTTACGGCGGTCGCGAAGAAATCATTGAGGCTTTCCGGGGACATCTAAAAGCCGAAAGTGACAGTGGAAAATCGGTTCGCCAAATTGCAGATGAACTCACTGTAGACAAAATTACACCCTATTTATATACATCAAACCTCCCCGACCCTGAGTTA
It contains:
- the uppS gene encoding polyprenyl diphosphate synthase, with product MKPFRYIKRQIEKFFYRAYQRRLESEANTWKIPRHIGVILDGNRRYAKASGLENVIKGHHEGANKLEEVLHWCDELGVEIFSIWIFSLDNFKRAAHEVEGILGLIEGRMRELVTIEGLHTNQIKVRAMGQIDLLPPSLQEAIREAEEATQHYEKFILNVAVAYGGREEIIEAFRGHLKAESDSGKSVRQIADELTVDKITPYLYTSNLPDPELIIRTSGEVRLSGFLLWQSVYSEFYFCDTYWPSFRKIDFLRALRAYSQRKRRFGK
- a CDS encoding cation transporting ATPase C-terminal domain-containing protein, whose translation is MSNFHTENIASILNKFDSNMDQGLSAEALEKAKARYGKNEVASKKKVFPLGAFLEPLLTWRVIVLALATGILVALFSSGTSSITLHTVGIVAAVLVIHIAYASAIVYRACSRDANINKLMAYRIRVIRQGKFEKCAPEDIVPGDLLSLTAGDYVPADARIIESEGLMIDESALFGTEGPVQKISTDIPESALPPEKQKNIAFGGTYVVAGHGFAIVVKTGKQIEIWKQHQDDPPTSVAKTLAESETRDLHAIIKIVGIVAAAIAVAVGWWFEYQNRVTDWHSLILLGLLFALASAPGNVIGLLRLSFSKHTEKLRAKGITLRNSNSLEKLSRITIFCANENGLATTRALTISSLFVDDQLVDGNTWRTWLDSLKELSAAERQKAVAAIPHGGKIPQGAPHLVFTAGLGTSDGRNVPNAATSNTAAISGTETNETAPSPKTTIQQNMERLGYQLESVKAKLPLVDAYPSTRNYGYQMQVFESAPEDYLNVIFGDAQTVLDTCGSVLINGEITPLSDDKYEMYHEIIDYLLSTKSQVYGVAFHSSDVILKPQEMEDNPIFLGFIGFSISNDEETKTVLKSSLDTGLKIVLISEGKEQETVDLAKDLGIVHNRKAVASREELDAVPREQIDNETAKWFAYSQPTWEQRRNIVLSLKRQGHAIGFLGQNRTDLRAMTVADIALANSVQASHVVQAAADGLINSKGFQAVRDALLHAREAYHNTAGFLRWNLSCTLSLFFTLTIGTVLHYLYKMPMPLTLTQIIWVQLLTTLLPSLGMGTEQIFADEKHHRPTLFSRARFLSKTTGIDIICRAVTISLMSLIPFFFMLWRSPALSDTIGVSTLMREVFSGGNTGTPIPLDITIARTVVCTTLILTQLATCWQVLRYPWESLFQRIFANSRLIVISVVVIALHLITLYIEPVAQFLGMAPLKWEWQWMLLFSLTLFLLPLNLAINSRPDDD
- the thrB gene encoding homoserine kinase, producing the protein MELIRKEIEKYQKVTARIPASTTNLGPGFDVLGLALQLYSKVTLEVTETDTQVVVSGVDADKIPSTPEHVAFQAVELVYDRSGTKRPKGLKLQIENGIPAIRGLGGSGTAILGGLLTANVFCRTPFSDVELLNFATELEGHPDNVAASLYGGIVVSAQENAQVHTVRLECPPVLSVVLAIPDFPLSTEQARGVLPTSVDFADAIYNTSRSTLLIASIATGQFEMLRVAMKDRLHQPYRASLIPGFDDVAKAATSAGALSVALSGAGPTVAAYCLEHTGQVAEQMQSAFRKHQIASDIKILKPDIDGASLHVENL
- a CDS encoding pyridoxal phosphate-dependent aminotransferase; the encoded protein is MSRLGTESAFEVLAKAKQLEAQGKDIIHLEIGQPDFPTPSNIIEAAYKAMKEGHTGYCPSAGVPAFREVVAQHITDTRGITIHPDEVTVTPGAKPIIFFTILALIDDGDEVIYPEPGFPVYESVIDFIGGKAVPLPLREDVGFRFRLEDLADAISDRTKLLILNSPQNPTGGTLTLEDLEAIAELAQKHNFYVLTDEVYSRILYEGKHHSVLSLPGMKERTILIEGHSKTYAMTGWRLGYGIAPQAIADKITQLTINSNSCTATFTQLAGIEALTGPQTFVTEMVTEFQKRRDAIVDGLNAIDRVSCIKPLGSFYVFPNVTQLPISCETLADYIMEEADVALLPGTAFGKFGDGYLRLSYANSLENIQEALDRMETTISKL